Proteins from one Ornithobacterium rhinotracheale genomic window:
- a CDS encoding DNA adenine methylase, with amino-acid sequence MPFQGQKRNFVKHFKEALKGFPSNATYVDLFGGSGLLSHTVKCVHPEAKVVYNDFDNFQKRLKAIPETNKILEELRALNLKTPRGKIIRGEEKEKVLEVLKRADKRGFVDWITLSGSLKFSMNYGTELKHFTHDSLYNTIRKNNFDEANDYLAGIEVVSEDYRHLFQKYKDLDNVVFLADPPYLSTDTATYASDKYWKLTDYLEVLETLQGSNFFYFTSNKSQVVELCQWLETRTSENLNPFKYATCTAMTNRPSHNTAYQDIMYHYKKTNDE; translated from the coding sequence TTGCCATTTCAAGGGCAAAAGAGAAATTTTGTAAAACATTTTAAAGAGGCTTTAAAAGGCTTTCCGAGTAATGCTACTTATGTGGATTTGTTTGGCGGTTCGGGGTTACTCAGCCACACCGTGAAGTGTGTACACCCAGAGGCTAAGGTAGTTTATAACGACTTTGATAACTTTCAAAAGCGGTTAAAAGCCATTCCAGAAACGAATAAGATTTTAGAGGAATTGAGAGCTTTAAACCTTAAAACACCAAGAGGTAAGATAATTCGAGGCGAAGAAAAAGAGAAAGTACTAGAAGTGCTGAAAAGAGCCGATAAGCGCGGTTTTGTCGATTGGATTACGCTTTCTGGAAGTTTAAAATTTTCAATGAATTATGGTACCGAATTAAAGCATTTTACACACGATAGCCTTTATAACACTATCCGAAAAAACAATTTTGACGAAGCCAACGACTACCTCGCAGGCATTGAAGTAGTAAGCGAAGATTACCGCCATTTGTTCCAGAAGTACAAAGATTTAGACAATGTGGTATTCTTGGCTGATCCGCCTTATTTGAGTACTGACACTGCCACATACGCCAGCGATAAATATTGGAAACTCACAGATTATCTGGAAGTATTGGAAACGCTGCAAGGTTCTAACTTCTTTTACTTTACCAGTAATAAAAGTCAAGTGGTGGAGCTTTGCCAGTGGCTTGAAACGCGTACAAGTGAGAATTTGAACCCCTTTAAATATGCGACTTGTACGGCAATGACTAATCGCCCAAGTCATAACACAGCCTACCAAGATATAATGTATCACTATAAAAAAACAAACGATGAATAA
- a CDS encoding thymidylate synthase produces the protein MNKYHKTLEKILRKGKTQRNKKGEIRYLLDEQLKLKPADLLEIFEGHGIARMKLKNELELFQKGERLTEKYREKGINWWDYCGPILVNSYPTYFERLPRLIEQINREKRSSKNYVLFLGETGAESNQQPCLSLVQFQIDKGKLVVSAYQRSSDANLGLPADIYHLYLISRQIDLPLKSITLNIGNVHIYENNLEKTKSLLQGKKVKFELNV, from the coding sequence ATGAATAAATACCACAAAACACTAGAAAAAATCCTCAGAAAAGGAAAAACACAACGAAATAAAAAAGGCGAAATTCGTTATTTGTTAGATGAACAATTGAAACTCAAACCTGCCGATTTGCTTGAAATTTTTGAGGGGCATGGTATCGCACGAATGAAGCTCAAAAATGAATTAGAACTTTTCCAAAAAGGCGAAAGGCTAACGGAAAAATACCGAGAAAAAGGCATTAACTGGTGGGACTATTGCGGCCCGATATTGGTAAATTCGTATCCCACCTATTTTGAGCGTTTGCCACGCTTAATTGAGCAAATTAATAGAGAAAAGCGGAGCAGCAAAAATTATGTTTTATTTTTAGGAGAAACAGGCGCAGAGAGCAATCAGCAACCTTGCCTTTCTTTGGTGCAATTCCAGATAGATAAAGGCAAGTTAGTGGTCTCGGCTTACCAGCGTTCCAGCGATGCGAATTTAGGCCTGCCAGCCGACATTTACCACTTGTATTTGATTAGCCGGCAAATTGATTTACCGTTGAAGTCAATCACGCTCAATATTGGAAATGTCCACATTTACGAGAATAATTTGGAGAAAACCAAGAGCCTACTGCAAGGCAAAAAAGTGAAATTTGAACTAAATGTGTAA
- a CDS encoding YcbK family protein yields MKLSKDFDLLEFACHDGSATPEFALKNLRELAQNLQVLRNYLGKPIMVNSGYRSPAHNRKIGGKVNSQHLQGKAADIRVEGVKPAELAQAIERLIYNGKMKQGGLGIYPTFVHYDIRGTKARWKG; encoded by the coding sequence ATGAAATTAAGCAAAGATTTTGATTTATTGGAGTTTGCCTGCCACGACGGAAGTGCAACGCCCGAGTTTGCACTCAAGAACTTGCGTGAGCTGGCGCAAAATTTACAAGTCCTGCGGAATTATTTGGGCAAGCCTATAATGGTAAATTCTGGCTACCGAAGCCCAGCGCATAACCGCAAGATTGGCGGCAAAGTGAACAGCCAACACCTGCAAGGAAAGGCTGCAGATATACGCGTGGAGGGCGTGAAGCCCGCAGAGCTTGCCCAAGCGATAGAAAGACTGATTTATAACGGCAAAATGAAACAGGGTGGTTTAGGCATTTATCCCACTTTTGTGCATTATGATATTCGTGGAACCAAGGCAAGATGGAAAGGATGA